The following proteins are encoded in a genomic region of Rhizobium sp. CCGE531:
- the msrP gene encoding protein-methionine-sulfoxide reductase catalytic subunit MsrP, producing MAAYRPPKIASSEITPRSIYLKRRGFLTAAAAGIGMVAIGDKAAMAEALAATKSNYTVNEKLTPIKDVTTYNNFYEFGLDKSDPANLSGKFKPRPWTVKVDGMVNKPGTFDIDALIKEFPPEERVYRMRCVEAWSMVIPWDGFQLSALLDKVEPQASAQFVAFETVVRPEEMTGQSGLLQSLNWPYVEGLRLDEARNPLTLLAVGLYGETLPNQNGAPIRLVVPWKYGFKGIKSIVRITLTDKQPLNTWQATNSQEYGFYANVNPAVDHPRWSQATERRIGEGGFFGANRHPTLPFNGYADQVASLYTGMDLRVNF from the coding sequence ATGGCTGCCTACCGTCCGCCCAAAATCGCATCTTCCGAAATCACACCCCGCTCGATCTATCTCAAGCGCCGCGGCTTCCTGACGGCGGCGGCCGCCGGCATCGGCATGGTGGCCATCGGCGACAAGGCTGCGATGGCGGAAGCGCTGGCGGCAACCAAGAGCAATTATACGGTCAATGAGAAGCTGACGCCGATCAAGGACGTCACCACCTACAACAATTTCTACGAATTCGGCCTCGACAAATCCGACCCGGCCAACCTCTCCGGCAAATTCAAACCTCGACCCTGGACGGTCAAGGTCGACGGCATGGTCAACAAGCCCGGCACCTTCGATATCGACGCGCTGATCAAGGAGTTCCCGCCGGAAGAGCGTGTCTATCGCATGCGCTGCGTCGAAGCCTGGTCGATGGTGATCCCCTGGGACGGCTTCCAGCTCTCCGCCCTGCTCGACAAGGTGGAACCGCAAGCCAGCGCCCAATTCGTGGCTTTCGAGACCGTGGTCCGGCCGGAGGAGATGACGGGGCAGTCGGGCCTGTTGCAATCCTTGAACTGGCCCTATGTCGAGGGCCTGCGTCTGGACGAGGCGCGCAACCCGCTGACGCTGCTTGCCGTCGGGCTCTATGGCGAGACCCTGCCGAACCAGAACGGCGCACCGATTCGGCTCGTCGTGCCCTGGAAATACGGCTTCAAGGGCATCAAGTCGATCGTCCGCATCACGCTCACCGACAAGCAGCCGCTGAATACCTGGCAGGCGACCAACAGCCAAGAATACGGTTTCTATGCCAACGTCAATCCGGCCGTCGACCATCCGCGCTGGAGCCAGGCGACCGAGCGTCGCATCGGCGAAGGCGGCTTCTTCGGCGCCAATCGCCACCCCACCCTGCCCTTCAACGGCTATGCCGATCAGGTCGCCAGCCTCTATACCGGCATGGATCTCAGGGTGAATTTCTGA
- the ilvD gene encoding dihydroxy-acid dehydratase, translating to MPAYRSRTTTHGRNMAGARGLWRATGMKDSDFGKPIIAVVNSFTQFVPGHVHLKDLGQLVAREIEAAGGVAKEFNTIAVDDGIAMGHDGMLYSLPSRELIADSVEYMVNAHCADAMVCISNCDKITPGMLMASLRLNIPTIFVSGGPMEAGKVVLHGKKVALDLVDAMVAAADDKISDEDVQVIERSACPTCGSCSGMFTANSMNCLTEALGLSLPGNGSTLATHSDRKELFLEAGRRVVALAKRYYEQDDVTALPRTIASKGAFENAMALDIAMGGSTNTVLHILAAAHEGEVDFTMDDIDRLSRRVPCLSKVAPAKSDVHMEDVHRAGGIMAILGELNRAGLLNPDLPTVHAPTLGEALAQWDIAVTDNKAALELFSAAPGGVPTQVAFSQSARWDELDLDREKGVIRDAQHPFSKDGGLAVLKGNLALDGCIVKTAGVDESILKFSGPAKVFESQDAAVKGILSNEVVAGDVVVIRYEGPKGGPGMQEMLYPTSYLKSKGLGKACALITDGRFSGGTSGLSIGHASPEAANGGTIGLVREGDMIDIDIPNRTISLRVDEAELAARREDQNVRGWHPAEPRKRNVTTALKAYAAFATSADRGAVRDLSGK from the coding sequence ATGCCAGCTTATCGTTCCAGAACCACCACCCACGGCCGCAACATGGCTGGCGCGCGCGGCCTTTGGCGCGCCACGGGCATGAAGGACAGCGATTTCGGCAAGCCCATCATTGCGGTGGTCAACTCCTTCACCCAGTTCGTGCCCGGCCACGTCCACCTCAAGGATCTCGGCCAGCTCGTCGCGCGCGAGATCGAGGCGGCTGGCGGCGTTGCCAAGGAGTTCAACACCATCGCCGTCGACGACGGCATCGCCATGGGTCATGACGGCATGCTCTATTCGCTGCCATCGCGCGAGCTCATCGCCGACAGCGTCGAATACATGGTCAACGCCCATTGCGCCGACGCCATGGTCTGCATCTCCAACTGCGACAAGATCACTCCCGGCATGCTGATGGCCTCGCTGCGCCTGAACATCCCGACGATCTTCGTCTCCGGCGGCCCGATGGAAGCCGGCAAGGTCGTCCTGCACGGCAAGAAGGTCGCCCTCGATCTCGTTGACGCCATGGTTGCCGCGGCCGACGACAAGATCAGCGATGAGGACGTTCAGGTTATCGAGCGCTCTGCCTGTCCGACCTGCGGCTCGTGCTCGGGCATGTTCACGGCCAATTCGATGAACTGCCTGACCGAGGCGCTCGGCCTGTCGCTGCCGGGCAACGGCTCGACGCTCGCAACCCATTCGGACCGGAAGGAACTCTTCCTCGAAGCCGGCCGTCGGGTCGTTGCACTCGCGAAGCGCTATTATGAGCAGGACGACGTGACAGCTTTGCCGCGGACGATCGCGAGCAAGGGTGCGTTCGAGAATGCGATGGCACTGGATATCGCCATGGGCGGCTCGACCAATACCGTGCTGCATATTCTGGCGGCGGCGCACGAAGGCGAAGTCGATTTCACCATGGACGATATCGACCGCCTGTCGCGGCGCGTTCCCTGCCTTTCGAAGGTCGCGCCAGCCAAGTCCGACGTTCATATGGAAGACGTGCATCGCGCTGGCGGCATTATGGCAATCCTCGGCGAACTGAACCGCGCCGGATTGTTGAACCCCGATCTGCCGACCGTCCACGCCCCGACCTTGGGCGAGGCACTGGCGCAATGGGATATTGCCGTCACCGATAACAAGGCGGCTCTGGAGCTCTTCAGCGCTGCCCCCGGTGGTGTCCCGACGCAGGTTGCCTTTAGCCAGAGCGCACGCTGGGACGAGCTTGATCTCGATCGCGAAAAGGGCGTTATCCGCGATGCGCAGCATCCCTTCTCCAAGGATGGTGGCCTTGCAGTCCTCAAAGGCAATCTGGCGCTCGACGGCTGCATTGTGAAGACCGCCGGCGTCGATGAATCGATCCTGAAGTTCTCCGGTCCGGCCAAGGTCTTTGAAAGCCAGGACGCTGCCGTCAAGGGCATCCTCAGCAACGAGGTAGTAGCGGGCGATGTTGTCGTCATCCGTTATGAAGGCCCGAAGGGCGGCCCCGGCATGCAGGAAATGCTCTATCCGACGAGCTATCTGAAGTCGAAGGGCCTCGGCAAGGCCTGCGCGCTCATCACCGATGGACGTTTCTCCGGCGGCACGTCCGGCCTCTCGATCGGCCACGCCTCGCCGGAAGCGGCCAATGGCGGCACGATCGGCCTGGTGCGTGAAGGCGACATGATCGACATCGACATCCCCAACCGCACGATCAGCCTGCGTGTCGATGAGGCGGAACTCGCCGCTCGCCGCGAAGATCAGAACGTTAGGGGTTGGCACCCGGCCGAACCGCGCAAGCGCAATGTCACTACGGCGTTGAAAGCTTATGCGGCTTTCGCAACCAGTGCGGACCGCGGTGCCGTTCGCGATCTCAGCGGGAAGTAA
- a CDS encoding DegQ family serine endoprotease → MHVLLKRTAVSMIALIMAMPLSAGAQTAKTLPESKTQMQLSFAPLVKQTAGAVVNVYAERVVQRQSPFAGDPFFEQFFGQRMPNRTEKQSSLGSGVIVEANGTVITNNHVVDGADDIKIALSDGREFPCKVILKDDRVDLAVLKIQSKNESFPVLPLSNSDGIEVGDLVLAIGNPFGVGQTVTSGIVSALARNQVKNEVGFFIQTDASINPGNSGGALVNMTGELIGLNTAIFSQGGGSNGIGFAIPANLVKVFLAAADRGDKSFERPYIGATFEPVTSDVAEALGLDKVRGALVTKVVDGGPAAKAGLKPGEVITALNNISIEHPDALGYRLTTAGLGVTVSLTVLDNGKEHQATMTLAAAPESIPRDERVIEGNNPFSGATVANLSPRVADDLHLPPDSTGVVIESLKQSSPADRLGFAARDIVISINGVAINTTEILQQTVTSNPSFWRVEIERDGQRIRQFFR, encoded by the coding sequence ATGCATGTCCTCCTGAAGCGCACTGCCGTTTCGATGATTGCCCTCATCATGGCGATGCCGCTTTCCGCTGGGGCCCAGACGGCGAAGACGCTGCCGGAAAGCAAGACGCAAATGCAGCTTTCCTTCGCTCCGCTGGTCAAGCAGACGGCCGGCGCCGTCGTGAACGTCTATGCCGAGCGTGTCGTGCAGCGCCAGTCCCCCTTCGCCGGCGATCCTTTCTTCGAGCAGTTTTTCGGCCAGCGCATGCCGAATCGCACCGAGAAGCAGTCTTCGCTCGGCTCGGGCGTCATCGTGGAGGCCAACGGCACCGTTATCACCAACAACCACGTCGTCGATGGCGCGGACGATATCAAGATCGCGCTTTCGGACGGACGCGAGTTTCCCTGCAAGGTCATCCTGAAGGACGATCGCGTCGATCTCGCGGTGTTGAAGATCCAATCGAAGAATGAGAGCTTCCCGGTTCTGCCGCTTAGCAATTCCGATGGCATCGAGGTCGGCGATCTCGTGCTCGCGATCGGCAATCCCTTCGGCGTGGGACAGACGGTGACCAGCGGCATTGTTTCCGCGCTCGCCCGCAACCAGGTGAAGAACGAGGTCGGCTTCTTCATCCAGACGGATGCCTCGATCAACCCCGGCAATTCCGGCGGTGCGCTCGTCAACATGACAGGAGAGCTGATCGGGCTCAACACGGCGATCTTCTCCCAGGGTGGCGGTTCCAACGGTATCGGCTTCGCCATCCCCGCCAATCTGGTTAAGGTCTTCCTTGCCGCGGCCGATCGTGGCGACAAGTCCTTCGAGCGGCCCTATATCGGCGCCACTTTCGAGCCGGTTACATCCGATGTCGCCGAAGCGCTCGGCCTGGACAAGGTGCGCGGTGCGCTGGTGACCAAGGTGGTCGATGGCGGCCCGGCGGCCAAGGCCGGCCTCAAGCCCGGCGAGGTGATCACGGCGCTGAACAACATCTCGATCGAGCATCCCGATGCGCTCGGCTATCGCCTGACGACGGCCGGCCTCGGCGTGACCGTGTCCCTGACCGTGCTTGACAACGGCAAGGAACATCAGGCCACGATGACGCTTGCCGCGGCGCCTGAATCCATCCCGCGCGATGAGCGGGTGATCGAGGGCAACAATCCCTTCTCCGGCGCGACCGTTGCCAATCTTTCGCCGCGGGTTGCTGATGATCTGCATCTGCCGCCGGATTCCACCGGCGTCGTCATCGAAAGCCTGAAGCAGAGCTCGCCGGCCGATCGGCTGGGATTTGCCGCGCGCGATATCGTTATTTCCATCAATGGCGTGGCGATCAATACGACCGAGATCCTCCAGCAGACCGTCACGTCAAACCCGAGCTTCTGGCGCGTCGAGATCGAGCGTGACGGCCAGCGCATCCGGCAGTTCTTCCGATGA
- a CDS encoding replication-associated recombination protein A — MSNDLFAPRIPEEVANKRPLADRLRPQTLAEVTGQAHLTGEDGVLRRMIEAGSLGSMIFWGPPGTGKTTVARLLSGEAGLAFEQISAIFSGVADLKKVFEAARLRRMDGRQTLLFVDEIHRFNRAQQDSFLPVMEDGTVILVGATTENPSFELNAALLSRARVLTFHSHDEESLEELLRRAETVEGKPLPLTDDARASLIGMADGDGRSVLTLAEEVWRAARKDELFDPDMLVKIVQRRAPVYDKAQDGHYNLISALHKSVRGSDPDAALYYLARMFDAGEDPLYLGRRLVRMAVEDIGLADPQALVICNAAKDAYDYLGSPEGELALAQACVYLATAPKSNAVYTAFKAATQAAKQNGSLLPPKHILNAPTKLMRTEGYGDGYRYDHDEPDAFSGQNYFPEKMGRQTFYDPPERGFEREIRKRLDWWSKLRKERGER; from the coding sequence ATGAGCAATGACCTGTTTGCACCGCGGATACCGGAGGAGGTCGCCAACAAGCGGCCTCTGGCCGATCGCCTGCGGCCGCAAACGCTGGCCGAAGTCACTGGCCAGGCGCATCTGACGGGCGAGGACGGTGTTCTGCGCCGGATGATCGAGGCGGGTTCGCTGGGATCGATGATCTTCTGGGGACCGCCCGGCACCGGCAAGACAACCGTTGCCAGGCTGCTTTCGGGTGAGGCGGGTCTCGCCTTCGAACAGATTTCGGCGATCTTTTCCGGCGTCGCCGATCTGAAGAAGGTCTTCGAAGCGGCGCGGTTGCGCCGCATGGATGGCCGCCAGACCCTGCTTTTCGTCGACGAGATCCATCGCTTCAATCGCGCGCAGCAGGATAGCTTCCTGCCCGTGATGGAAGACGGCACCGTCATTCTTGTGGGAGCGACGACAGAGAATCCATCCTTCGAACTAAACGCCGCTCTCCTCTCCCGCGCCCGCGTCCTGACATTCCATTCGCATGACGAGGAAAGCCTGGAGGAGCTGTTGCGCCGGGCCGAAACGGTGGAAGGCAAGCCGCTGCCGTTGACGGACGATGCCCGGGCCAGCCTGATCGGCATGGCCGATGGCGATGGCCGTTCGGTGCTGACCCTGGCGGAAGAGGTCTGGCGCGCCGCGCGCAAGGACGAGCTTTTCGATCCCGACATGCTGGTCAAGATCGTCCAGCGCCGCGCCCCGGTCTATGACAAGGCGCAGGATGGGCACTACAATCTGATATCGGCGCTGCACAAGTCGGTTCGCGGTTCCGACCCTGACGCCGCGCTCTATTATCTCGCCCGCATGTTCGATGCCGGCGAGGATCCGCTCTATCTGGGTCGCCGGCTGGTGCGCATGGCCGTGGAAGATATCGGGCTTGCCGATCCGCAGGCCCTGGTCATCTGCAATGCCGCCAAGGACGCCTATGATTATCTCGGGTCGCCGGAGGGGGAACTGGCTCTGGCACAAGCCTGCGTCTATCTCGCGACCGCGCCGAAATCGAATGCCGTCTACACGGCCTTCAAGGCTGCCACGCAGGCCGCCAAGCAGAACGGTTCGCTGCTGCCGCCCAAGCATATCCTCAACGCGCCGACGAAGCTGATGCGCACCGAAGGCTATGGCGACGGCTATCGCTACGACCACGATGAGCCGGACGCCTTTTCAGGCCAGAATTATTTTCCAGAGAAGATGGGTCGCCAGACCTTCTACGATCCACCGGAACGCGGTTTCGAGCGAGAAATCCGCAAGCGGCTGGATTGGTGGTCGAAGCTGCGTAAGGAGCGCGGCGAGCGCTAA
- a CDS encoding DUF1883 domain-containing protein: protein MSKPAFRYSHYDLREQRAGTVIEITLSAIANVRLMNGANFERFTETLKHQFIGGVAKKSPIRLTIPESGHWHLVVDMEGHNGLAESSVKIVDAASAPRMQKAPQETATGR from the coding sequence ATGTCGAAGCCTGCTTTCCGTTACAGCCACTACGATCTTAGGGAACAGCGCGCGGGAACGGTGATCGAAATCACCCTCTCGGCAATTGCCAATGTCAGGCTGATGAACGGCGCGAATTTCGAGCGCTTCACGGAAACCCTCAAGCACCAGTTTATCGGCGGCGTCGCCAAGAAATCACCGATCCGGCTGACCATTCCGGAATCAGGTCACTGGCATCTCGTCGTCGACATGGAAGGCCACAACGGACTGGCTGAATCGAGCGTGAAGATCGTCGATGCGGCATCGGCTCCCCGCATGCAGAAGGCACCGCAGGAAACCGCCACCGGGCGGTGA
- the dapA gene encoding 4-hydroxy-tetrahydrodipicolinate synthase — translation MSSLTFQRRICGAITALVTPFHDGAFDSVALMAHVKWQLLSGIDGLLVCSLTGEGPTLTEAEHIRAIEICIELSEDKVPVIVATGTNDTATTIKETIRAQRLGADAALVTVPYYSKPTQKGVIHHFEQLSAQMELPIIIHNQPSHTAIDLAPATVGRLAEIPGIIAIADGSGDLSRIDLWRPLLPERFGLFTSNDASALGFTTAHGHGCFSSAANIVPRLFRSMQHSAACGNVSAAQSIDERLQPLFSALARESEPATVKHALSLVRDIEADVRLPLVGVTSETAMAIQAAITPFQLDGSGRFASRHAYRLGL, via the coding sequence ATGAGCAGTCTGACTTTTCAGAGACGCATCTGCGGTGCGATCACCGCCCTTGTTACCCCGTTTCATGATGGCGCTTTCGATAGTGTCGCCTTGATGGCGCATGTGAAATGGCAGCTGCTGAGCGGCATCGACGGGCTGCTGGTCTGTTCGCTGACGGGCGAAGGCCCGACGCTGACAGAAGCCGAGCACATCCGCGCCATTGAAATCTGTATCGAACTTTCCGAAGACAAGGTTCCCGTCATTGTCGCAACGGGAACCAACGATACGGCGACGACCATAAAGGAAACGATACGGGCGCAGCGGCTTGGCGCCGATGCAGCCCTGGTGACAGTCCCCTATTATTCCAAGCCGACGCAGAAGGGCGTCATCCACCATTTCGAGCAGCTGTCGGCGCAGATGGAGCTGCCGATTATCATCCACAATCAGCCATCGCATACCGCGATCGACCTGGCTCCGGCGACGGTCGGACGGCTGGCGGAGATTCCAGGAATCATCGCGATCGCCGATGGCAGCGGTGACCTCTCGCGCATCGATCTCTGGCGGCCTTTGCTGCCGGAACGGTTCGGGCTCTTTACGTCGAACGACGCCAGCGCGCTCGGCTTCACCACTGCGCATGGTCATGGCTGCTTCTCCAGTGCGGCCAATATCGTCCCACGCCTCTTTCGATCCATGCAGCATTCGGCTGCGTGCGGCAACGTCAGCGCAGCTCAATCCATCGACGAGCGCCTCCAGCCATTATTCAGCGCGCTGGCCCGCGAAAGCGAGCCGGCGACGGTCAAGCACGCCCTGTCACTGGTCAGGGATATCGAGGCGGATGTACGCCTGCCCTTGGTCGGCGTCACCAGCGAGACGGCTATGGCCATTCAAGCGGCAATCACACCGTTTCAGCTCGACGGCAGCGGCCGGTTCGCCTCGCGCCATGCCTATCGCCTGGGATTGTGA
- a CDS encoding 2-dehydropantoate 2-reductase, whose protein sequence is MTSSPFKNICVYGAGALGGAIATKLASSQGAETQISVVARGAHLEAIRADGIRLWEAGADNPLVARMTATADAGELPPQDLVITGLKGHQLAAAVPGIAKLLHSGTRVVMILNGVPWWYFHRDRQSGHAEHQMEELDPNGDLWRLVGPERVIGCVAYQGAEVVGPGEIKLANNGHFILGEPSGETTADIEGIAALLRNAGVNISISMRIRDDIWSKLMGNAAFNPISALTRGLMSDIMDDPALAAMVGQVMSEVKAVAEALGSHIAMSVEERVERSRQIGPVRTSMLQDLLAGKALEITPLVGVVVSLGKLANVPTPVSATILALVTQLDQKNQQDAA, encoded by the coding sequence ATGACATCCTCTCCCTTTAAGAACATCTGTGTCTACGGCGCCGGCGCGCTGGGTGGCGCGATCGCCACAAAGCTCGCTTCCTCCCAGGGAGCGGAGACGCAGATCTCTGTCGTCGCTCGCGGAGCTCACCTGGAGGCCATTCGCGCTGACGGCATACGCCTCTGGGAAGCCGGCGCGGACAACCCGCTTGTGGCGCGGATGACGGCAACAGCCGATGCGGGCGAGCTACCGCCGCAGGATCTCGTCATCACCGGGCTCAAGGGCCATCAGCTTGCCGCAGCCGTCCCCGGCATTGCGAAACTGCTGCATTCGGGCACCCGCGTCGTCATGATCCTCAACGGCGTGCCGTGGTGGTATTTTCACCGGGACAGGCAAAGCGGCCATGCCGAGCACCAGATGGAGGAGCTCGATCCGAACGGCGATCTCTGGCGCCTGGTCGGGCCTGAGCGCGTGATCGGTTGCGTTGCCTATCAGGGAGCGGAAGTTGTCGGCCCAGGCGAGATCAAGCTCGCCAACAACGGCCATTTCATCCTTGGCGAGCCGTCCGGCGAAACGACCGCCGACATAGAAGGCATCGCGGCACTGCTGCGGAACGCAGGCGTCAACATCTCCATTTCCATGCGCATTCGCGACGATATCTGGAGCAAGCTGATGGGCAACGCCGCCTTCAACCCGATCAGTGCGCTCACCCGCGGATTGATGTCCGACATTATGGATGACCCGGCGCTGGCAGCCATGGTCGGCCAGGTGATGAGTGAGGTGAAGGCCGTCGCCGAGGCTTTGGGATCGCATATCGCCATGTCGGTCGAAGAACGCGTTGAGCGCTCGCGGCAGATTGGCCCTGTGCGCACCTCGATGCTGCAGGATCTGCTTGCCGGCAAGGCATTGGAAATCACGCCGCTCGTCGGTGTCGTCGTTTCGCTCGGCAAGCTCGCCAATGTGCCGACGCCGGTCTCGGCAACCATCCTGGCGCTGGTCACGCAGCTCGACCAAAAGAACCAGCAGGATGCGGCCTAG
- a CDS encoding OmpA family protein, protein MVANGSDIQPKMEHKGYNRGLILGLTMAESMLLLVFCLLLVAAALISAERNRRYEVERKLEKAEQQVALLEKKRAEQTAEIVLLQSKVVSGDLSAADKAVVDKQWRELVLAKEALDSITDQGATAVDLQSLSKVAAALKEHGVSMAAAPDQIDKLLAESGGGKGMHDWPPIINLDDAKKNYFQSGSAELTGTFSQLLGTTITDEIASNLSLYGANIVEVIGHTDEQPVAREKSNLDDTIINAMDGKLPVSALLPADNAGLGLARAIAVANVLKANPKLKGATILPMSAAQLILPGDTVTSGQRGAVEARRRIEIRVRGRTAPVAVINAGAAPSTNTQ, encoded by the coding sequence ATGGTAGCAAATGGCTCGGACATTCAGCCGAAAATGGAGCACAAGGGCTACAATCGTGGCCTGATCCTTGGCCTGACGATGGCCGAATCCATGCTGCTTCTGGTCTTCTGCCTGCTGCTCGTGGCCGCTGCCTTGATTTCCGCGGAGAGAAACCGGCGCTACGAGGTCGAGCGCAAGCTCGAGAAGGCCGAACAGCAGGTCGCCTTGCTGGAGAAGAAGCGGGCCGAGCAGACCGCCGAGATCGTGCTGCTGCAATCGAAGGTCGTTTCCGGCGATCTCTCCGCCGCCGATAAGGCCGTGGTGGACAAGCAATGGCGGGAACTGGTGCTGGCGAAGGAGGCACTCGACAGCATCACGGACCAGGGAGCGACCGCGGTCGATCTGCAGTCGCTTTCCAAGGTTGCCGCCGCTCTGAAGGAGCACGGCGTCTCGATGGCGGCAGCTCCCGACCAGATCGATAAGTTGCTGGCTGAAAGCGGGGGCGGGAAGGGCATGCACGACTGGCCGCCCATCATCAATCTCGACGATGCCAAGAAGAATTATTTCCAATCGGGAAGCGCCGAGCTCACCGGCACCTTTTCACAGCTGCTCGGCACGACGATTACCGACGAAATCGCCAGCAATCTGAGCCTTTATGGCGCCAATATCGTCGAGGTGATCGGCCACACGGACGAACAGCCGGTGGCGCGTGAAAAGTCCAACCTCGACGATACGATCATCAACGCGATGGACGGCAAGCTGCCGGTATCGGCCCTGCTTCCGGCCGACAATGCCGGGCTCGGCCTTGCGCGCGCCATTGCCGTCGCCAATGTGCTCAAGGCCAACCCCAAGCTCAAGGGCGCCACCATCCTGCCGATGTCCGCCGCACAGTTGATCCTGCCCGGCGATACCGTCACCTCAGGCCAGCGCGGCGCCGTCGAGGCACGCCGCCGCATCGAAATCCGCGTGCGTGGCAGGACGGCACCGGTTGCCGTGATCAACGCCGGTGCCGCGCCCTCGACCAATACGCAATAG
- a CDS encoding ABC-F family ATP-binding cassette domain-containing protein, producing MIRIENISKQNSHRILFIEASAALNRGESIGLVGPNGAGKTTLFRMITGRELPDEGQVSVDKGVTIGYFNQDVGEMAGRSAVSEVMEGAGPVSAVAAELRELEAAMSDPDQADRMDEIIERYGEVQARYEELDGYALEGRAREVLAGLSFSQEMMDGDVGALSGGWKMRVALARILLMRPDVMLLDEPSNHLDLESLIWLEAFLKGYEGALLMTSHDREFMNRIVTKIIEIDGGNLTSYSGDYEFYEQQRAQNEKQQQAQFERQQAMLAKEIKFIERFKARASHASQVQSRVKKLEKIDRVEPPKRRQTVAFEFQPAPRSGEDVAVLKNVHKKYGSRSIYEGLDFMVRRRERWCIMGINGAGKSTLLKLVAGSTQPDEGSVALGASVKMGYFAQHAMDLLDGERTVFQQLEHDFPQAGQGSLRALAGCFGFSGDDVEKKCRVLSGGEKARLVMAIMLFDPPNLLVLDEPTNHLDLDTKEMLIEALSQYEGTMLFVSHDRHFLGALSNRVLELTPDGIHQYTGGYTEYVERTGYEAPGLKS from the coding sequence ATGATTCGTATCGAAAATATCAGTAAGCAGAACAGCCATCGCATCCTCTTCATCGAGGCATCCGCCGCGCTCAACAGGGGCGAGAGCATCGGGCTCGTCGGTCCCAATGGTGCCGGCAAGACGACGCTTTTTCGGATGATCACCGGACGGGAGCTGCCCGACGAAGGGCAAGTTTCGGTCGATAAGGGCGTGACCATCGGTTACTTCAATCAGGATGTCGGCGAAATGGCGGGGCGCAGTGCTGTCTCCGAGGTGATGGAGGGCGCAGGCCCGGTCAGCGCGGTTGCCGCCGAGCTTCGCGAGCTGGAAGCCGCGATGAGCGATCCGGATCAGGCCGATAGGATGGATGAGATCATCGAGCGCTATGGCGAGGTGCAGGCGCGCTACGAGGAGCTCGACGGCTATGCTCTGGAGGGCCGCGCCCGCGAAGTTCTGGCGGGCCTGAGCTTCAGTCAGGAGATGATGGACGGTGATGTCGGTGCGCTTTCCGGCGGCTGGAAGATGCGCGTGGCGCTCGCCCGCATCCTGCTGATGCGCCCCGATGTCATGCTGCTCGACGAGCCGAGCAACCATCTCGATCTCGAGAGCCTGATCTGGCTGGAAGCATTCCTGAAGGGTTATGAAGGTGCATTGCTGATGACCTCGCACGACCGCGAGTTCATGAACCGCATCGTCACAAAGATCATCGAAATCGATGGCGGTAACCTGACCAGCTATTCGGGCGACTACGAGTTCTATGAGCAGCAGCGCGCTCAGAACGAGAAGCAGCAGCAGGCGCAGTTCGAGCGCCAGCAAGCGATGCTCGCCAAGGAAATCAAGTTCATCGAGCGCTTCAAGGCCCGCGCCTCGCATGCCTCGCAGGTACAGAGCCGCGTGAAGAAGCTGGAGAAGATCGACCGCGTCGAGCCGCCGAAACGCCGCCAGACCGTTGCTTTCGAATTCCAGCCGGCACCGCGCTCGGGCGAAGACGTTGCCGTGCTGAAGAACGTGCACAAAAAATATGGCAGCCGCAGCATCTATGAGGGACTGGACTTCATGGTGCGCCGCCGCGAGCGCTGGTGCATCATGGGCATCAACGGCGCCGGCAAATCCACCCTGCTGAAGCTGGTTGCGGGTTCGACGCAGCCGGACGAAGGCAGCGTCGCGCTCGGCGCAAGCGTCAAGATGGGATATTTCGCCCAGCACGCCATGGATCTGCTGGATGGCGAGCGCACCGTGTTTCAGCAGCTCGAACACGATTTTCCGCAGGCAGGTCAAGGTTCGCTCCGCGCGCTCGCCGGCTGTTTCGGTTTCTCCGGCGACGATGTCGAAAAGAAATGCCGGGTCCTGTCGGGCGGCGAGAAGGCGCGGCTTGTCATGGCGATCATGCTCTTCGATCCGCCGAACCTGCTGGTGCTGGACGAGCCGACTAACCATCTCGATCTCGATACCAAGGAGATGCTCATCGAGGCGCTGTCGCAATATGAGGGCACGATGCTGTTCGTCTCGCACGACCGGCATTTCCTCGGGGCACTCTCCAACCGCGTGCTGGAGCTGACGCCGGACGGCATTCACCAGTACACCGGCGGCTACACTGAGTATGTGGAGCGCACCGGCTACGAGGCGCCAGGCTTGAAAAGCTGA